CTCCCGGAGCGCCGTCTGCTCGATGCCCGCGACGTTGGCGATCACCACCTGGGGCTTGGCGCTGCGGATGCGCAGGAGCTGCGCGCTGAAGTCGCGCGTTCCCTGCGGCACCATCAGCTCGCCCAGCTCCTCGGCGCCGACCTTCTTCATGTTCTCGCGCGTGGCCCCCGTGGCGTTCTTGCCCCACACGTAGTCGTGCGTGAGGATAAACCACTTCGTGCCGAGGTTCTTGGCGACCAGCGGCCCCAGCGCGTTGGCGAACATCCAGTTGTTCGCGTCCCACACGAAGTTCACGCGCTGGCACTTCTCGTTGGTGACCGTGTCGGCGCTCGAGTTGCTGTTGAAGTAGATGAGGCCGTAGCGCTGGGCCAGCTCGGACAGCGGGGCCGCGACGCCGCTCGACAGCGCGCCGATCATGAAGTCGATCTTGTCGCGCTCGATGAGCCGCTGGGCCTTGCGGACGGCCACCGAGGCGTCCGTCTCGGTGTCCTCCCACTTGTGCTCGATGGGCCGGCCGAGGACGCCGCCCTTGGCATTGAACTCCTCGATGGCGAGGATCATCCCGCGGCGGTCGGCCTGGCCGCTGTCGGCGAAGGTGCCGGTCGCGTCGCAGGTGAGCCCGATCACGATGGGCTTCTTCGCCTGCGCGCGGGCCCAGCGCCACGGGCCGATGAAGCCCACGCCGGCGCCGATGCCCACCACCGTCTTGAGAAGCGCGCGCCGTGTCAGCCGGTAACCGTTCTCGTCCATGAGACCCCTCCTTTGTGGGTGTCGGGGCCGCCGGAGCCGGCGGCCCGCCTGCTCACGTTGTCTGCTGCAGCCGCTGCATCGACCGCATCCGGTGGTGCTCCATCGCCTTGGCCGCGCGGGCGGGGTCGCCCGCGTCGAGAGCCTTGAGGATCTGCCCGTGCTCGGCCAGGGACTCCTTGGCGAAGCCGCCGCGCCGGGCATGCATGATGACACAGTAGTACTCGCCGCGGTCCCAGACGTTCTGGAGAATCTGGATCACCTGCGGCAGGCCGGACACCTCCCACAGCAGCCGGTGGAACTCGCTGTCGGCGTGGACGGCGCGCGCGGCATCCTGCTGCGCCCGCGCCGCCGCGATCTCCTTCTGGAGCGCGTGGAGGCGCGCCCGCAGGTCCGCCGTGATCTTGCCCGCCGACTCGCGGACGCAGAGCCCTTCCAGCGCGGCCATCAGCAGGAAGCGCTCGCGGAACTCGGCGGGGGAGAGGCCGGTCACGACCACGTCCTTGTGGGGCGTGATGCGCACGAAACCGTCGGCCTCGAGCCGGCGGAGCGCCTGCATGACGGGGATGCGGCTGACGCCGGCCGCCGCCGCCACGGCCGCGGCCACGATGCGCTGCCCCGGGGCGAAGCGCCCCCCGACGATGGCGCGGCGGATGTCGTGGTAGGCCGAGCCCTCGAGGGTCTGGTGCTGCGCCAGGGCGGGGAAGAGGTCGCGCCCGACCGCGCGGGAGGCGCCCTTCTTTAATGATGCCGGCCGCCGTGTCGCCGCCCGGGCCCGCATGGACTGATTGTATACAATATACGATTGGGGGCTTGTCAAGCCCCTCCGCCGGACCGCCGGTCGTCAGGGCGTTCGACTTCACGCCGGGCCCCGAGCGCATCGCGACGGAGAGCCTGCGCAATCTCACGCAGGTCTGGGGCGCCGCAGGCGGCCGAACCTAGACACGATGCGGCACGCATGGTATAAATCGATCTCCCACTGTGGGCTCGTGGTGCAGCCTGGTTAGCACACTGGACTGTCAATCCAGAGGTCGCGGGTTCAAATCCCGTCGAGCCCGCCATTCAAAACGCGGCCTAAAGCTCAAGAATCAAGGGCTTTGGGCCGTTTCTCTTTTCAGGCTCTGTCTCGAGTGATCCGCCCTCATCCGGCTGTTTCCGGCTCGGTTGGGCACAAGGCGGGCACAAGAGAATGACCGCGCCGCAGACGACTGCGCGTGGTCCGGAAACGACCC
This Candidatus Methylomirabilota bacterium DNA region includes the following protein-coding sequences:
- a CDS encoding ABC transporter substrate-binding protein, translated to MDENGYRLTRRALLKTVVGIGAGVGFIGPWRWARAQAKKPIVIGLTCDATGTFADSGQADRRGMILAIEEFNAKGGVLGRPIEHKWEDTETDASVAVRKAQRLIERDKIDFMIGALSSGVAAPLSELAQRYGLIYFNSNSSADTVTNEKCQRVNFVWDANNWMFANALGPLVAKNLGTKWFILTHDYVWGKNATGATRENMKKVGAEELGELMVPQGTRDFSAQLLRIRSAKPQVVIANVAGIEQTALREQAYEFGSDKDAAWVFPQQDFPDMVTLGPKKAFGYFCTTWHYTLNEPGVKEFTERFKKRWASAPIPVPDNVSSNGYIATRELLRAIERAGTTKNHDVIKTLEGHVIKDNFRKYPSTIRPWDHLVGQMLYLAKTKKEGEMKEKWDMIEMISEVAPEVAAPPQSISKCKMQSLAETPVYGG
- a CDS encoding GntR family transcriptional regulator, whose protein sequence is MRARAATRRPASLKKGASRAVGRDLFPALAQHQTLEGSAYHDIRRAIVGGRFAPGQRIVAAAVAAAAGVSRIPVMQALRRLEADGFVRITPHKDVVVTGLSPAEFRERFLLMAALEGLCVRESAGKITADLRARLHALQKEIAAARAQQDAARAVHADSEFHRLLWEVSGLPQVIQILQNVWDRGEYYCVIMHARRGGFAKESLAEHGQILKALDAGDPARAAKAMEHHRMRSMQRLQQTT